The Cellulophaga sp. L1A9 genome window below encodes:
- a CDS encoding SH3 domain-containing protein, with translation MKSLPLIILFIISSNAIFSQEFKAGLIMPNEEFKLCCVYIPSSGLKIYDKPNGKTQGQIYLGKADDNNEFYTAIIEKNGIEKELEYQNLEMVGYEVMALVFVDSKFGFVKLNNGCWINSEELKSKNLRLISWMDYAIKKDTEWYANKPGLNLRKGPSTDFEKITTLKGDLFGIKLTAEKKGKWSKVKVTIYRKHPCSGEDNLVIKTYSGWIKLISEEETLNVWNYGKGC, from the coding sequence ATGAAGAGCCTACCATTAATAATACTTTTTATAATTAGTTCTAACGCTATTTTTTCTCAAGAATTTAAAGCTGGACTTATAATGCCAAATGAAGAGTTTAAGTTATGTTGTGTTTATATTCCAAGTTCTGGACTTAAAATTTATGACAAACCTAATGGAAAAACTCAAGGACAAATCTATTTAGGAAAGGCAGATGATAACAATGAATTTTATACTGCTATTATTGAAAAAAATGGAATTGAAAAAGAATTGGAATATCAGAACCTTGAAATGGTTGGTTATGAAGTAATGGCTTTAGTATTTGTAGACTCAAAATTTGGATTCGTAAAGCTTAATAATGGATGTTGGATTAATTCGGAAGAACTAAAATCTAAAAATTTAAGATTAATTTCTTGGATGGATTATGCCATTAAGAAAGACACCGAATGGTATGCAAATAAACCAGGATTGAATTTAAGAAAAGGGCCTTCAACTGACTTTGAAAAAATAACAACGCTAAAAGGCGACTTGTTTGGTATTAAACTGACAGCTGAAAAAAAAGGGAAATGGAGTAAAGTGAAAGTTACGATATATAGAAAACATCCTTGTTCTGGCGAAGATAATCTCGTTATTAAAACGTATTCAGGTTGGATTAAACTTATTTCGGAAGAAGAAACTCTTAATGTATGGAATTATGGAAAAGGATGCTAA
- a CDS encoding permease prefix domain 1-containing protein has product MENRTEFSIDKSIINWKSQLSKKVNFTGDNINELESHLLDEIQGLKELGLNDEESFLVAIQRLGSIDQLTSEFSKVNQKVYFRSMVLPYLKGILMFIAFMTITELLTNTSILLVDKLGLNDSYYNWVSIGLLISLSIFPFALFYKKYKNENFNMRNFTNIPILVITIIVAKFLTIYSLITLTHSIEISSFGITRMNFGYFELFLATTILIASSVIFYVTKKDRTIKAAE; this is encoded by the coding sequence ATGGAAAATAGAACCGAGTTTAGCATAGATAAAAGCATAATTAACTGGAAATCTCAACTATCTAAAAAAGTTAATTTTACAGGAGATAACATCAATGAACTAGAAAGCCACCTATTAGATGAAATTCAAGGATTAAAAGAACTTGGGTTGAATGATGAAGAATCATTTTTAGTAGCCATTCAAAGACTTGGCTCAATAGACCAACTTACTTCTGAATTTAGTAAAGTTAACCAAAAAGTATACTTTAGAAGTATGGTTCTACCCTACCTTAAAGGTATTTTAATGTTTATTGCATTCATGACAATCACAGAATTATTAACAAACACTTCAATATTACTAGTTGATAAATTGGGATTGAATGATTCTTATTACAATTGGGTTTCGATAGGTTTACTGATATCACTAAGCATATTTCCGTTTGCACTATTCTATAAAAAATACAAGAATGAAAATTTTAATATGCGCAATTTCACAAATATTCCCATCTTAGTAATTACAATTATTGTGGCTAAATTTTTAACCATATATAGTTTAATAACTCTTACTCATTCTATAGAAATTTCAAGCTTTGGAATTACGAGAATGAATTTTGGTTATTTTGAATTATTTCTTGCTACAACTATTCTGATTGCATCTAGCGTTATATTTTACGTTACCAAAAAAGATAGAACAATAAAGGCAGCGGAATAA
- a CDS encoding PadR family transcriptional regulator, producing the protein MEKLSKELIGASSMPIILSILSKNESYGYEIIQSVKEISNGRIEYGDGTLYPVLHKLEKKGLIESYWKVGETSRKRKYYKISKTGKKELSQEKENWAEMNKIISKLWKIEPSLA; encoded by the coding sequence ATGGAAAAACTATCTAAAGAATTAATTGGCGCCTCTTCCATGCCAATTATTCTCTCAATACTCTCTAAAAATGAATCTTACGGCTATGAAATAATTCAAAGCGTAAAAGAAATATCCAATGGACGAATAGAATACGGAGATGGAACTTTGTATCCGGTACTACACAAGTTAGAAAAAAAGGGTCTAATAGAATCCTATTGGAAAGTTGGAGAAACTAGCAGAAAAAGAAAATACTATAAAATCAGTAAAACAGGCAAAAAAGAACTGTCTCAGGAAAAAGAAAATTGGGCAGAAATGAATAAAATCATATCAAAATTATGGAAAATAGAACCGAGTTTAGCATAG
- a CDS encoding IS3 family transposase codes for MKVAPINRNERLYSIGTICNAFDLKRDAYYKFQKRFVIKKQIEQDVLELVRKSRRTLPREGTRKLMRSLKDEFHKYHLKVGRDQLFRILRENRLLIRRKKYSSRTTNSYHRFYKYGNIIKDLKINRPNQVWASDITYIRTIKGFCYLALITDMYSRKIVGYDLSDSLELKGCVRALNKAIYNAKNIDHLIHHSDRGIQYCSNVYTQILKRKKIKISMTEENHCYENALAERVNGILKDEFYLDQTFTSVVHAKKAAKNAIKLYNSKRLHLSLDYKTPNYVHQYAA; via the coding sequence ATGAAAGTAGCACCGATAAACCGTAATGAAAGACTGTATTCGATTGGTACTATCTGTAATGCCTTTGATCTGAAAAGAGATGCCTATTACAAATTCCAAAAACGTTTTGTTATCAAAAAACAGATAGAACAAGATGTACTCGAACTTGTTCGAAAAAGCAGAAGAACACTACCTCGAGAAGGTACCAGAAAACTCATGAGATCATTAAAAGATGAGTTTCATAAGTACCACCTTAAAGTAGGTAGAGACCAGCTGTTCCGTATCTTAAGAGAAAATCGATTGCTCATTAGAAGAAAGAAGTACTCCTCTAGAACCACCAATTCATATCACCGGTTTTACAAGTATGGTAATATTATAAAAGACTTGAAAATCAATAGACCTAATCAGGTTTGGGCATCCGATATTACCTATATCAGAACCATAAAAGGATTCTGTTACCTAGCATTGATTACAGACATGTATTCCCGTAAAATCGTTGGATACGACCTAAGTGATAGCCTAGAGCTAAAAGGGTGTGTCAGAGCTTTAAATAAGGCTATTTACAATGCTAAGAACATTGATCACCTTATTCATCACTCGGACAGAGGTATTCAATATTGCAGTAACGTCTATACCCAAATACTAAAAAGAAAGAAAATTAAAATCAGTATGACAGAAGAAAATCATTGCTATGAAAACGCCCTAGCCGAAAGGGTCAATGGTATTCTAAAAGATGAATTCTATCTTGATCAAACATTTACCAGTGTGGTCCATGCTAAAAAAGCAGCCAAAAATGCAATCAAATTATACAACTCAAAAAGATTACATTTATCTTTAGATTATAAAACACCTAATTACGTGCATCAATATGCCGCTTAA
- a CDS encoding transposase, protein MYKNDGYVKRYSESFKLKVLAELTKGNHSKRQIALTYGIQSSTINVWIKKYDRKDLMNTRVTVQTDDELSRIKALQKELKQLKDLLIKKDLDKLVTDSYLEVAAENLGYRDVEELKKNLNIKP, encoded by the coding sequence ATGTATAAAAATGATGGATATGTAAAACGCTATAGTGAGAGCTTTAAGCTCAAAGTCTTGGCAGAACTTACCAAAGGAAACCATTCCAAAAGACAAATTGCATTAACTTACGGTATACAATCCAGTACTATAAATGTATGGATCAAAAAGTATGATCGTAAAGATTTAATGAACACCCGTGTAACCGTGCAAACAGACGATGAACTTTCCCGTATCAAAGCCCTTCAAAAAGAGCTGAAACAACTTAAGGACCTTCTTATTAAAAAGGACCTAGACAAACTGGTGACCGACAGCTATCTTGAGGTAGCCGCCGAAAACCTGGGCTATAGAGATGTTGAAGAATTAAAAAAAAACTTAAACATAAAGCCTTGA